tgttcctgacagtgattctagcagtaaattcgatgaagaagaatgggatgatatggatttgagggcagcaagtgcgattcgtttgtgtcttgcaaagaacgtgcttgcaaatgtgcacgggttatcaacggcaaaggagctttgggttaaactagagcagttgtaccagggcaagggcatctcaaatcggttgtgtcttaaagaacaatttcatactctgcgtatggatgggggttcaaagatttcagatcatctaagtattcttaacggtattgtttcagaactggaggctattggagttaaaacggatgatgaagataaagctttgaggttgatattatctttatcatcgtcttatgaacacatgaaacctattttgatgtatgggaagaaaactctgaagtttgaagacgttactagcaagctcctatccgaggagaaaagactggaaggtaacggggtctcgtcatcaggagatacgatagtgttgtgttcggataggcagaagagaaactctagaaagaatctgacatgctggaagtgcgggaagactggacatgtaagggttaattgtcccggtggagctaatccggcaaatggctccaaagacgctaacattgtctccgttgttacggagagtgacgaattcctctgaagtcacgtcatcctcatggtgtgtccgcgccaccgtggaaagggatgttcgttagcggttccacaattacacatgggcattggtttggcgttgatgcaggccgtgtggtggaaactgatgttgtagctgatgaaacttccagggaaagccaaacatgaagttgcaccataactgttcagctggttatacaacatgtgccgaggtgaaatgcttggaatgcgatattctaagtgctatactctttatggtggagtatgataattctgttaagagttatgattgtctgttatgacaatgattgtcgggtcttgacaatattcgatgaagatgcaaattttatttcttgggttagagataatatcagcggcatgaagatgaggatcttgaagttgtcgtcaaggaagcatctacgtcggttatccttgcaatgtggaagcatggttatctccttctatccaaaaggtgaagatttgttggttatagttttggttagaagatgaatatggttgctagctatattggtaaaatggatgttatcccacataggtgggaggaagaacttggaaggggtgacttggttataaaaggagtgttaagtctcacttccaaattgcaccaatcaatacactttaagtatttgattgtttctttctttcttacccttgtttgagagttgtattagtcaaatattttggagagtgtagttggcttaagagagtcgtctatatcattgtaacaatttgtgatatagtgtattttctctctttgggggccggttgtttttctcctgttttggagtttccacgttaaatcttgtgttgtgtattgttcttatttctttactattattgttgggctgggtggtgggaattagtgagaccgtaatttcccaacacaaCCGTATATAATTCCCAATATTTTGTATAGAGAATCATCTAATCTGGGGCACGTAGCGATATTGATGAGGATTAATGTAGTTACTCATCTTGATAACTATCGATTATTTAAACCGTATGATATTATATAAGATAAACAACAATAACAAGTGATTAGAGATACACgagttatattatttattatgtgtgaCATACCATAGTTTTGTAACACAAACATTATTTCCACATTTTGTGTCTCCCAAATATCCTCCATGCTTATAACGCTTGCCAAACTTTGCACGCTTGAACTTATAGTGCTTAAACTTGccatggtgatgatgatggtgatatccGTTGTATCCGTACCCATGTGACCCGTACCCATAATGGTGAGATCCATATCCTGCCGCCACTGCTGCTGCACCACCAGCTAGAAATGTTCCAAATCCGTGTCCGTGTCCGTGTCTTCCATGGCCTAAACCAGTTTTTTATTTGTTATGATAAGAATTATAACATATTTCGCTCACATATATTTATCCACTAATCAAGAAACCATTAAATCCACTTTATACACTTTGACACTATGTTAAAAACACTTGGGATATGCATGATCTTCTACTGTAGTCATTTCTTTAATTCGATCTAAATTATCAATATGGGGGAGGATGCACATAATATTGGATTTTTTAGGGAACAAGAGACAATTTTTCTAAGCAGAATTTGTTTGCTTGAACCAcagaatattaatttaatataataaaacAACCCCGATAATTATTGATAGGTCCTGATATATATAAACAAAAAGTGTCATGTTCAAACCTTATTAACAACATATATTGGCTGGCCAGACAGAAAGGGTAAAAAACGGTCATTAAACACCCGGTTAAGTAGTGCAAGCTAGTATCCCtaagataatataataatagaAATCTTGAGATGGTAAATCAAATATAACAAACTTGTGACAAAAAGCTTACATGGATACGGAGCGGATGTAGCTGGATAAGCGATTGGAGGATAACCGGCAGGTGGTGGATACGCGTGTGGCGGATGTCCACCGTGAGAAGGATAGCCAGCAGGAGCAGGGTAAGGGTATGCTACATCTGGTCCGGAATAGTATCCACCATGAGAGAACAGTCCTTTTTCTCCCTTATGCTTATGATATTGATCATCCATTGTTACTAAATTGAGCACCTAAATTTAAATTTGTCGTTCGATATGATACTTTGTTACCAATGAAACCAGGTTGTTGTTTACTTACCTTGATCAAAAGCCACTTTATTAGTGGTGGTGTGATTGATATTCTAGTTCAAGTGATAACATTGAAGGATTAATGGTCATGCACGAAATTATATTGTTCTTATTCCTTCatattttttagaaaaataatatatatttaaaggCACCTTATTCCTTTCATATATGCGTAGTTTAAACGCTgcaatttttaatttatatcttttGATAGTATGTTAAGTTGATCACCATTAGGCCAGACGTAGTGGTCCGTTACCCACTCCGCCACCGGCCGCCACCCGTCTCACCCCAACCACCAGCAATTCGTCACTGTCGTCGCCAGTGACTACACCAACAGGACTAACGGCTCGAATGGTGGGCCCCACCCccgattttatttttttatttttttctttttcttttttgcaACGGCtagttatgttttttttttttttttttttttcctttcttttttcCAACCCATTTCATGTATATACACACCATTACACTCTCAAATTTTTATAATTTCAAACCCAAATCACATATACATTCTCACTTTCAAATTTTCATACTTTCTAATTTTCACTCTCAATTTTTATACACAAAAATGGTTACCCTAAACATTGTTACGTTCGAGATTCACGGCGGCGGTTTGTTTTCCGATGACATGCGCTACTCGGAACCGCAATAATCAAATCCACAAATGTCGTGTTGTATACCAAACATATTTGGGACGATCTTTCTCACGAAACCGATGGCAGTGCGGATGGTTATTATACCGATTAATCGGTATTTAGTTTatgtattagtattttttttaatgtAATCGTGTTTTTTTTttgtactcttttttttttttttttttttttttttgtactcgTAGTTTAAATTTAATGTAAgcgtatttttattaattaatgtaatcggcctttttattattatttttctaattcgtatttttttttttgtttttttagtttataaatgttatttatatttatattttaagttttaaataataataaaaaatggatAAAGTGGGATGGTGAAGTTTTTGATTGTGAGTGTTTAGTGAAAAGAATGTGAAAGAAATGTTAAAGGGTTTGTGctaatgtggcgctgatgtggtggGTAAAATGAGTGTTAAAGAATCAAACCATTGCATGTGGCCTTATATTTAttgaggaatattcaaatgaaatcaacttttaagttgagatccaagagACCAATCAGAGTacgacacgtggcgcgataatcacatgtgattaaaaaaaattaaaaatttttaaaaaaaaaaattaaaatttccttttttcgaaaaaaaaattcgaaattttttttttcaatcacatgtgattagatttgacatgcagtaaatcacatgtgattctacatgccaatcacatgtgattgtaaaacccagtaacatgtgattctgcatatcaaatctaatcacatgtgattgaaatttttttttagaaaaatgacaaATTTCAGTAAATTTGTGAGGAGCACAGGGTGTCGTGACACGTCAGTTCAGTGTTAgttcagtgtcttgctgatgactggaCGCTGACTGGACTGACATTGTAAACTGACATTAGTGAAAAAACAGGAGAATTGAGAAGATTTTCAGTTCAGTGTCTTGAAGAGAGAAGATAGGGTCCACCAACTTTTTATTTAAACATtttcttatatatttttaacacattattaaatataattaataaaaatacgaacaaatattaaattaaaaaatacattaaaagtcctaaaatacacttttattaaaaaaaaaaaaaaaggttctaAAACGGTTAAAAATAAAAACCTATAGTTAAAtcctaaaaattacttattaaaaatAACAACAATTTAACGATCATAGCGAGTGGGAGATCCCGATTCATGCGAAGACGTATCATCATCTCGACCGTTCGAAGCGGGAAGGCTCCACATGTTCCTGCAGTACAATGTGATACGTTTGTTCTTCAGTTTGGCCTTTCCGACCATTCGTTCCCACACGGCTTCGGATCGAAATTTCTTGAAAAAATCCGTGACCTCGTCACAGTACCAAACGTCGGCGGCTTCGCAATCTACCCTATCGCGTATAAAGCTTACTACGCGTTCTACATCGAAGCCGGTAACGTCTAGAGCTTCGAACGATTTTGTGAACCGTCGTACCAATACTGGCGGTTATCGAAAAGTTCACCGCCATGATGGACGTCGAGGTTGATCAAGCAACGATTGGCCATTTTTTTTAGTTGTGAATGTGTATAAAATAATGGAAAAGAGAGAATTTTGTGTATAAAATGTGTGCGTAAAATGAGATTGTGGGTGTTTATTTATATAGAGATAGAGAAATGTGTTAAAAAAAATCCAATGGCATCATCAAACGttcaaatatttaaatttgggtccTACTTTCTTCACTTCAGCCAACGTCGAGCAGACGACGTcgggactgtagtgacccgaacttttccatgtttatatatattaattgagattgatatttacatgattaaatgttttcaacatgttaagcaatcaaacttgttaagacttgattaattgaaatatgtttcatatagacaattgaccacccaagttgaccggtgattcacgaacgttaaaacttgtaaaaactatatgatgacatatatatggatatatatatatatagttaacatgatactatgataagtaaacatatcattaagtatattaacaatgaactacatatgtaaaaacaagactactaacttaatgatttttaaacgagacatatatgtaacgattatcgttgtaaagacatttaatgtatatatatcatattaagagatattcatacatgataatatcatgataatataataatttaaaatctcatttgatattataaacattgggttagcaacatttaacaagatcgttaacctaaaggtttcaaaacaacacttacatgtaacgactaacgatgacttaacgactcagttaaaatgtatatacatatagtgttttaaaatgtatttatacacttttgatagacttcaatacacttatcaaaatacttctacttaacaaaaatgcttacaattacatcctcgttcagtttcatcaacaattctactcgtatgcacccgtattcgtactagtacaatacacaacttttagatgtatgtactattggtatatacactccaatgatcagctcttagcagcccatgtgagtcacctaacacatgtgggaaccatcatttggcaactagcatgaaatatctcataaaattacaaaaatatgagtaatcattcatgacttatttacatgaaaacaaaattacatatcctttatatctaatccatacaccaacgaccaaaaacacctacaaacactttcattcttcaattttcttcatctaattgatctctctcaagttctatcttcaagttctaagtgttcttcataaattccaaaagttctagtttcataaaatcaagaatactttcaagtttgctagctcacttccaatcttgtaaggtgatcatccaacctcaagaaatctttgtttcttacagtagcttatcattctaatacaaggtaataatcatattcaaactttggttcaatttctgtaactataacaatcttatttcaagtgatgatcttacttgaacttgttttcgtgtcatgattctgcttcaagaacttcgagccatccaaggatccattgaagctagatccatttttctcttttccagtaggtttattcaaggaacttaaggtagtaatgatgttcataacatcatttgattcatacatataaagctatcttattcgaaggtttaaacttgtaatcactagaacatagtttagttaattctaaacttgttcgcaaacaaaa
The window above is part of the Rutidosis leptorrhynchoides isolate AG116_Rl617_1_P2 chromosome 1, CSIRO_AGI_Rlap_v1, whole genome shotgun sequence genome. Proteins encoded here:
- the LOC139872151 gene encoding uncharacterized protein isoform X1, which translates into the protein MDDQYHKHKGEKGLFSHGGYYSGPDVAYPYPAPAGYPSHGGHPPHAYPPPAGYPPIAYPATSAPYPCHGRHGHGHGFGTFLAGGAAAVAAGYGSHHYGYGSHGYGYNGYHHHHHHGKFKHYKFKRAKFGKRYKHGGYLGDTKCGNNVCVTKLWYVTHNK
- the LOC139872151 gene encoding uncharacterized protein isoform X2 — translated: MDDQYHKHKGEKGLFSHGGYYSGPDVAYPYPAPAGYPSHGGHPPHAYPPPAGYPPIAYPATSAPYPCHGRHGHGHGFGTFLAGGAAAVAAGYGSHHYGYGSHGYGYNGYHHHHHHGKFKHYKFKRAKFGKRYKHGGYLGDTKCGNNVCVTKLW